The Microbacterium sp. KUDC0406 genome includes a window with the following:
- the lexA gene encoding transcriptional repressor LexA — protein MSDIAGNASEVPRTRRRKSLSAKQLAILEVIQTSIATHGYPPSMREIGDAVGLKSLSSVTHQLGQLELSGYLRRDPGKTRAMEVLIDLPGTSTENPADAAPPVGDAALVPLVGQIAAGVPITAEQQVEEIFPLPRQLVGKGDLFMLKVNGESMIDAAICDGDWVVVRSQNTAENGEIVAAMLDGEATVKTFRQRDGHTWLLPRNSSFEPILGDDAVVLGKVVAVLRAV, from the coding sequence ATGAGCGACATCGCAGGCAACGCATCCGAGGTGCCGCGCACCCGGCGCCGTAAGAGCCTGAGCGCGAAGCAGCTGGCCATCCTCGAGGTCATCCAGACCTCGATCGCCACGCACGGGTATCCGCCGAGCATGCGCGAGATCGGCGATGCGGTGGGGCTCAAGTCGCTCTCCAGTGTCACCCATCAGCTCGGGCAGCTCGAGCTGAGCGGCTATCTGCGCCGCGACCCGGGCAAGACCCGCGCGATGGAGGTGCTGATCGACCTGCCGGGCACCAGCACCGAGAACCCCGCCGACGCCGCTCCTCCGGTCGGCGACGCTGCCCTGGTGCCGCTGGTGGGGCAGATCGCCGCCGGTGTGCCGATCACCGCAGAGCAGCAGGTCGAGGAGATCTTCCCTCTGCCCAGGCAGCTGGTGGGCAAGGGCGATCTGTTCATGCTGAAGGTGAACGGCGAGTCGATGATCGACGCCGCGATCTGCGACGGCGACTGGGTCGTCGTGCGCTCGCAGAACACCGCCGAGAACGGCGAGATCGTCGCGGCCATGCTCGACGGCGAGGCCACCGTCAAGACTTTCCGGCAGCGAGACGGGCACACCTGGCTGCTGCCGCGGAACTCGTCCTTCGAGCCGATCCTCGGCGACGACGCCGTCGTCCTCGGCAAGGTCGTCGCGGTGCTCCGCGCGGTCTGA
- a CDS encoding LysM peptidoglycan-binding domain-containing protein, with product MSTIGIATTGIAPSRTAGTRTRLRMTRRGRRLLSAVAAAPVALGIAYAGIAGGSALASGEHAAPVEFDTVMVMPGDTLWSIAGEVAPGADPRDVIDDISSLNNLPGGTLQVGQELAVPSRYTD from the coding sequence ATGAGCACCATCGGCATCGCGACGACCGGCATCGCCCCCTCCCGCACGGCCGGGACGCGCACGCGGCTGCGGATGACGCGCCGAGGCCGCCGGCTGCTGAGCGCTGTCGCCGCCGCTCCCGTCGCGCTCGGCATCGCCTACGCGGGCATCGCCGGCGGCTCCGCGCTGGCCTCTGGCGAGCACGCTGCACCGGTCGAGTTCGACACCGTCATGGTGATGCCCGGAGACACACTGTGGTCGATCGCGGGAGAGGTCGCCCCCGGCGCCGACCCGCGCGACGTGATCGACGACATCAGCAGCCTGAACAACCTTCCCGGCGGCACGCTCCAGGTCGGGCAGGAGCTCGCCGTCCCTTCGCGTTACACGGACTGA
- a CDS encoding histidinol-phosphate transaminase — MTSLDELPLRDDLRGLTPYGAPQAPLPVALNVNENTHPVPDDVAAQIVADVAVALQEVNRYPDREFTRLREGFATYLGHGLRPEQIWAGNGSNEVLQHVLQAFGGPRRTAFGFAPTYSMYPLISQGTGARWIAGRRNADYTIDAADAAAQVAAVDPDIVILCAPNNPTGTPLGLDVVEAVYDVARGVVIVDEAYQEFAPKDAPSALTLLEGRPRLAVSRTMSKAFAFAGARVGYLAADPVFIDALRLVRLPYHLSALTQAAATAALRNSGTMLRMVDEIVVQRDRITTGLARLGYQPHESWSNFVLFGGVDDPRATWQALYDRGVLIRDIGIPGHLRVSAGTEPETSAFLDAMASIGSAA, encoded by the coding sequence GTGACCTCACTCGACGAGCTGCCCCTCCGCGATGACCTGCGCGGACTCACTCCCTACGGCGCGCCGCAGGCGCCCCTGCCGGTGGCGCTGAACGTCAACGAGAACACCCATCCCGTGCCGGACGACGTCGCCGCGCAGATCGTCGCGGATGTCGCCGTCGCGCTGCAAGAGGTGAACCGCTACCCGGACCGCGAGTTCACTCGCCTGCGCGAGGGGTTCGCGACCTACCTCGGACACGGCCTGCGCCCGGAGCAGATCTGGGCGGGCAACGGCTCGAACGAGGTGCTCCAGCACGTCCTGCAGGCCTTCGGCGGTCCGAGACGCACGGCGTTCGGCTTCGCGCCCACCTACTCGATGTACCCGCTGATCTCGCAGGGCACCGGAGCGCGCTGGATCGCAGGAAGGCGGAACGCCGACTACACGATCGATGCGGCGGATGCAGCGGCGCAGGTCGCCGCCGTCGACCCCGACATCGTGATCCTGTGCGCGCCGAACAACCCCACAGGCACGCCGCTCGGCCTGGACGTCGTCGAGGCCGTGTACGACGTCGCCCGGGGTGTGGTGATCGTCGACGAGGCGTATCAGGAGTTCGCGCCGAAGGACGCGCCCTCGGCTCTCACCCTGCTCGAGGGGCGTCCTCGCCTCGCCGTCTCGCGCACGATGAGCAAGGCCTTCGCGTTCGCAGGAGCCCGCGTCGGCTACCTCGCCGCAGACCCGGTGTTCATCGACGCGCTGCGCCTGGTGCGGCTGCCGTACCACCTGAGTGCGCTGACCCAGGCTGCGGCGACCGCCGCTCTGCGCAACTCCGGCACGATGCTGCGCATGGTGGACGAGATCGTCGTGCAGCGCGATCGCATCACCACCGGCCTCGCCCGGCTCGGCTATCAGCCGCACGAGTCGTGGTCCAACTTCGTGCTGTTCGGCGGGGTCGACGACCCGCGGGCGACCTGGCAGGCGCTCTACGACCGCGGTGTGCTGATCCGCGACATCGGCATCCCCGGGCATCTGCGGGTCAGCGCGGGCACCGAGCCGGAGACCAGCGCCTTCCTCGACGCCATGGCCTCGATAGGATCGGCAGCATGA